ATTCGATAAGTTTACATATGTAGATCTTATGATGCGTTTATGCTAGTTTAAATATGCAAtgttatgatttatttatgaaataaattaaatcattatgtgtttataaattaaacataaatatctattgaaattaaaaattaaaacataatggaaaaaaattgtaaattgTAACGTTGAGCTCTAGAGTTAGAGTTAGGAAGATTCCGATAACGCCCTGGCTCTTCACACGAGGATTTTCACCGGTGGACAAACCAGCCATCGCTGTCATCTTCATGCTCGTGTCAACGCGCCTGCTGAACTTATTCTAATAAACCAAGGGTGGGTTTAGTTGGattcaaagtttaaattttagataaaattgaagatgatgtgactgaaaaattgtgtatatgacatgttgatgtgatggaaaaggaccgaagtttggatctaaattttggatctaaacacagcccaactTAATTCAGACCAACTTTTttcagccgccgcggcggcatgGCCATCCGATCCGGCAATGTGTCCGTGTACACGAAGTGCAGCAAATCTCATCCTTAGTTCTGCTGCTGCAAACCTTTATTTTTGCCGAAGAAAATTCTGCTGCTGCTAACAATTAATCAGCCATTTGATTATGGTATAGCACATTATTAAGTAGATAGATAAAGTATGAACCAAATTAAGTTTTAGTGTTTAGAACTTAAACCAAAGAGAGAATCTACGCTATATATGCCACTGAGTTTGTCCCAGTTTAATGATTTTCAATTCCATTGACATTGtcttttctataatataccggtaaatttattaattattttacaaTATAGCATTTGGCTAGACCTTGTTTCCAAAAATACCTAAAATACCCTTGTAAACATACAAAGTTAACAATTAATTTTTCCTATCATGTGTTTCAAAACAATCATGATTTCATTAGTCCTTTTACACAATGTAAAATTTTGTGTACATGTTTCGAGACTTTTgcatttctatttttcttataaaatataatttatctgTTATATGTTACATGGAATATTTTTGTGTTGATGTTTTTAACGTAATTCATCTTTTATATGCTacacaaaatatttttgtgccattatttttttccataagCAATTTCTAGATATATCATATACCAcacaaaaatatgttttttttaaaaaataaatataccaaAAGatttgaaacttatatacaaactttCATGTTGTGCGACGATGctacataaaaaaatcatatctttAAAAGTTTCTATCggaataaatcaattgttaaccaTGTATGGagtatcttaaaaaaaatccagatcAATAACATATTATAGAGAAATTGATAATTTTGTttgtatattatagaaatggaCAATGTTAATGGTAATTTGTTAAACTGAAAAAACTAAGTGGTATAGAATGGTAAATCGTTGaacagaaaaaataaactaagtaATATAGACTAATGGATTCTCTCTTAAATCTTTGCAAAGTACTAGAGCATATTTCTGTCGTCAAGCAAAGCTAGACTTGATTGAAGTTAGGAATCTGGCATCTCCTGCACTGAGAGCTaggaagcaaagcaaagcactAAGCATATGAGCAGGCTTCAGCGTGTCCAGGCAAAAAAAGGGAGCACGTACGGCTATTTACGTACGCATGGGCGATCATCTATAAATTAACAACGGCCGAGATATAGACTATAGTATTCAAACTGCATGCATCGATAGACATATATTCATTTCAATCCTTTCTTGTGCTCTAGGCGTGTCACCGACATGAGGCCGCTGAGAGATTATCAAGATGGCTCTGCTCAATACAGGTAATTCAAACAACGTATTTGACCAAACTGTAGGTACTAACACTACACGTACGTCTTTCCCTAATATGCATTATTCAAACAATTATTCGATGAAACAAGTGTTATTTACAATAGCAGCTAGCCGcccaaatctatttatatatactAACGAAATGTCTGTGCATTACAACAGATTTTcataaaatatatgaaaatatcgAACAAGATGGGTAAATATTTCtcaagaaaacatatatattttgtcgCTGAGCATAACACTTCACAAAGTAGATTTGTTGCAGCAAGTTTAGAAGCTCTTTGCCTTGCCAATGATTATAGTGGTTCAATCATATGTGTATACTTTGATTGCCTCAAGGTGGtgaaaaaaatgtcattatagTATTACTGCATTCCAAAAGAAACTGATGTTGAATCTAGGTAGTTGAATTTGGGAGGCATACAGGCTACAAAATCAGTCACTGACAACAAGAGCCCATAAGTCAGTGATGGAAGTAGTATAGATATCATAACGGTCTCCACGTCGTAATCCATCTAGAACCTACGCCACGCTAATATTACCTACATTAATGATTTTCACGTTGTTATCCATCGAGACTTACCCTatctactactcccttcgtttaaGCTTATAAGtagttttgactttggtcaaacttaaactATGTTAAGACTAAGAGAGTGTTTAAGATTAAAGCAGTGTTGGAGCCAATAATTTTGAGCCTGGGCAAACCTAATAAGagaaaaactatatatagaaaattgtACTATTTATCATATATGCAAGTTAAGTTAATTAGTGCCCAGCGATAATTTATCAATGAGATGATGGCTGTTTATCGTCAGTGAGTTAGACTATAGGGCTGCAACTCTTTGCTTTGGCCTTATGGTTACAAACGTAATGATTTTGCCCTTGCTTTGCTTGTTTGTTGGCAAAACATATAATTAACATCCACTAGAACCAGGAAGCAAGGTAATTAGGTTCAAATTAAGTAGTAAATGATGTTTATGCCATGGAGCAATGTGTTGTTGTGTGGTACGGAGCCCGGGCACCTCCCGGTACAAGCCGAGGCGCCCTACTCCACCACGGGAGTAAAGGATTAAGAAGATCGAGAAAATACGCAAAATAAGTGAACCATTAGGATACAATTAATCAGTGGGTCCAATTATCAAGCAAATAAAGTTATAGCTTTCTAATAAAATCTCGTACAGTATATATTAATGTTGCACTTGTCTGAAATGTCTAAATAAAGTTGCAGTAAATTGATGATTACTACAAATGGTCAGTTAAACTAGATTATAAGAGAATGGAGGTACTAGATTATTTACTTAATGATAATTAAACTGCTAACTAGGTAGTAATATGTGGGTTTATGCTCAGCAGCTCATTGGCTACTCGTGCTCAGGAAGCGTGGAGCGAGTGGGAGATCCAGTGCCTAGTGATGGCGAGCTTCTCCCTGCAGGTGTTTCTCCTCCTATCGGCGCCATTCCGCAGGCGCCACGGCTCCAGGCTGCTGAATGGCTCGCTGTGGGTCGCGTATCTGATGGCCGACTACGTGGCAACCTATATCCTAGGCCGCCTGACACTCCTGTTGGCCGTAGCCGGTGGCAACGAAGGCACGAGGCACCACCAGCTAGCGCTATTCTGGGCGCCGTTCCTGCTGCTCCACCTGGGCGGGCAGGAGACGATTACGGCCTTCTCCATGGAGGACAACACGCTGTGGAAGCGGCGGCTGCTGGACCTCATAGCCCAGGTGGCGATGTCCGTATACGTGGTGGGCAAGCAATGGCGTCAAGGGGATAGATTGCTGGTGGCTCCCATGGTGCTCATGTTCGTGTTGGGAGCAGTCAAGTATGGCGAGAGAATATGGGCGCTTAGGGCAGCCGCCGCACGGGCGCCTGGAAGTAGTTCCATTGCTAGCCTTGTTGCTCACGCCTATAGGAAAGAAGGTGATTGGAATGGCGATTATGGAAGGTTGGTTGGTATTAGCTCACAAGACAAAATAAGTATTGAGAGCATCCTGAAGGAGGCCTCCGTGGAGTTCCAAGCAAGCTTGGACTTTTTCATGGACATGACCCCttcaaatataagcatttcccCCCGAAGGTATGCTTTTTTCATGGATACCTTGTTGCAGCTCAAGACTTCAAAGAATGTGTACGGGATGGCATACAAGCTGGCTGAGATGCATGTCTCTTTGATCTATGACTACCTGTACACCAAGTTTGGTACAGTTCGATTCCATGCCTCCCCAAAATCAAATCCAACCATGGTGGCGGCGCTCCAGTGGCTTGTCTCTCTTGGCCTAACCTCTGTTGCTCTTGCGTTGTTCGCTATGGCCATGGCCGGTAACACTACTAGTAACTTCGACTATAGTGAATCTGATATTCTCATATCTTACATACTGCTCGTGGGCGCCATTGCAATGGAGATATCCTCCATCTTCATTGCACTCACCTCATCATGCTGGGCAGGCATCGCTGTGGCCAAGCATCTTCATCATCTCGATGCAGGGGAGTGGTCAGGGAAGCTAGCACAGTACAACATGGTTGATGCATGCGTCcagaagagggagagaagacAACAGACATCACCTGGTGGTGCCGTAGGGGCGCTAATCCGCCGGATCCTGCAGGCACCATGCgagacaccaccaccaccacatatCATCGTCTCTCCTGAGGTAAAGAAGCTGCTTCTCGACAAAGTGCTTGAAATAGCGATCGAAGCATTAGACCACAACCGCTGGGACTTCAGAAGGTTCCATGGCCAGTGGGCTCTGTGGGTGGCCAACAGATTCGAAGGCAGCGACGCTGCTGCAGGCCCAGCTCACAAGGCACTTTCGAGTATCCAAAAGCTGGATTTTGTGGCCACCGTAGTTGTTTGGCACTTGGTTACGACCATATGCTTCCAGGCCGGCGACGGCCCTGGCGAGCTCACAAACCCTAGCAATGACTTGTCCGGTTACATCATGTACCTTGTGGCGAAGCGTGGCTTGATGGTTGATAGCAATGGACACATCATGATTGCTAAAACCCAAATGGGGGTGCCTGATTTTCTCGATGAGCTTCACCAAGATGGCTTCATCCAGAAACTCCGTGAAGGTAAACTGCAATATCATGATCGTTTTCAGCTATTTATAGCTGGAGCTTGCATGGTTTGTGTGGAGTTGTTCAAGATCCCAGAAGCAAGAGATCGATGGGAGCTAATTGCTGCGGTGTGGACGGAGATTCTTTGCTACATGGCACTTAATTGTGGAGCTACGTTCCATGCCAAGCATCTCACCGCTGGTGGAGAGTTCCTCACACAAGCCAAGATGCTCCTCTTTGTTATACGATTGCCTTTTCTTAATAAGAAAATGCTCATGGGGATGTTATAATACCTCCATTTATGTGAGTTTTtatacatatagaaataaagTTGGAAAAGTAAAATCAGTCCTTAAGGTCATGTACTCTTACGTACGTACATGGCCAATGGATCGATATACGCGGAGATTCATGTACATCAGGAGAAGAGAAAATGTTGTCATGTATGTATGCGTACTTGTAAAAAAGAAACTATATCCATGGAACTATATATAATAAACGTGAATTAATACTACTAGTGCCAACCCACGTGTTTGCACGGGCTATTAttacatctatctatctatactagcaaaatgcccgtgcgttacaCCGGGTATTAGCGGGGTGACTGAAGTTTGATATTAATGATTTACCAAAACACCATAGTATAATTATTAGCATCGGTTATATGTACAGTGATAAAAAAAAGCCATGTTTgttttttactattaatctcAATCTCTACtacatcatccgtgtatgagtcagaTTTTCtaagttcgttcgttttttAAAATACAGCAAGGACTCCTAATTGCAtctcataattttctaaaaacgTCCAATAAACGACCAATGAAACCACACACAATCctaaaaaagtaaaacaaagCAACAATCAATTCAAACTATATATGCCATTAATTAGATCTCGATTTCAAAGAGATtatggaagttgaacggagtcaaacagAGTTATGGTTCACAAGATATGGATTTTCGAAGTTTGAAGGATTTATAAACCGAGGGGAAGAGTGTCTCGGTGAGGAGATGATTTAGACTTCCAGAGGGGTCTTTGGGTTAAAGAGGGATGTAACATGGACTTTAGTAGACAAAGAGGACTTCACACATACTCCTTTAGAGGGATCCATCTCTCGGGATCGGCCGAGGCAAAAAAAGGGAGCCAACACAGACTTGTACAAGGAATCGACCTCATGGGCTTGGACAGAGAAGTAGGGGGAGACGATATAGACTTTTAGAGGGAGAGAGTTCTGAGAGGAAGAGTCTAGACTATGGGTCCCAccccctttctctttctcttttcctttcccctctctctctcagtctCATCTCCATCTCTgtctttctcctcttccttttgaGCGCTACACCAAGGGCGAGCGAAGGCGACGCGGCTGGGGGTGGCGGCAGCCTGGCGCGACGGTGCgcgcgggaggaggtggagaggagaggtcgGCGCcgtgtggtggtggcggcggcctgtCGGTGGCGCGGTGCAGCcggggcggcggctgggcggcggccTGGCATGGGTGGCCAATGGTGAAGGAGGGGGGAGGCTAGCGGTGGGGAGATGGAGACCGGCAGCGGTGGGGATGGGAGAGAGGGCGACCAaccaccccctccccttcctccctccatCAATCCATCCTTATCTCACCCAaccaccccctccccttcctttctAGGTACGTCCTCCCTATACCGCTGCCAGACTCCCACCCGTCCCCAgcgtcgctcgccgcctcctcaccaCCGGACCTCGCCGCGCGGCTCCTCGGCaatatacatgaaagtatatttaacaatgaatcaaatgacaggaaaaaagttaataattacttaaatttttttaataagacgaatggttaaacatgtgctaaaaagtcaacggtgtcaaatatttagaaacggagggagtattattttagtTTTTGGTGTTTTATCCCCGACATGTTATGTTTAGTTTTTGAGATAGGAGGGTATATACCACGTAGGTAGGCAGGtgtcaaatggaaaaattaaagGAAAATAATGATCCATGCCACCGTTCCCATCGCCCAATCACGCTCCCCTGCCGTTCCGCTCGCATTACCTTATCCTCTCCccaccgctctctctctctctctctctcgcaccttcctcctcttctcgaTCCAGTTCTTCATCCCCTCCCGTCgatccctccccctccctttcCCCCTACATCCGTCCTCCTTCTCGCTCTCCTCCTCTTGAGAAGCTCCTCCTCTCCGTCCGCacgcactcctcctcctcctctcgaggCGGCCaccgtggccgggagaggcaaGGAGGTGCCTCACCGTGGCCACTCCGCGTTCACCTCACTGCCGGCGCTAGGGCCGATGACGGCCGGGAGGGCTTCCTCCTCAACTTCTTCACCCGTCGGCTCCACGGTGGGGCAGAGAGGCGGCTGCGGCCGTGgctggaggaggtgggggagagggggcggGAGGTGGCGGGGGAGATGTCGTGCCCGTGAGCATGTGGCCGAGGGCGCGGCTGTCTTGGCGCGGAGATGATAGGGTGGGGGAAGTACTCCTCGGCTGGGCCGCGCCTCctcggcctcgtcgtcgccacctGCTCGGTGGCTCCCCGGCGCAGCGGCTTCCCCGTGGCTTGGGACCTccacgacggcgaggtggcgagGAGGAAGTTGGGCGAGGAGCAGCAGAAGCCTCCCGCtcacccctccctcctcctctgtgATGTTGGATTATCTCCTATcctggaatttttttttggctgatttCGATTGGATTGGGATTGTGATTTAGTTTTTGGGTTAGATTTGTGATGATTTGGGATTGGTTGTGGGATCTTCAGAGCGGATGAATCAGAGGGAGGAGGTGCGCAATGCACGGACTAAGACGGATTTGTGCGGTTTTTATTATTCTTCTCGTTCGATTTCTCTTCCTCTACGTTCTATGTTTGGTTGGATTTTGTATTTGATTGAATTTGTGTAATATCGATGTGTGGCGCGTGTGGGAACGGAGGGCTCGATTCCGATTGGGAttgtggggggtgggggggaggggTTTGCGACGGACGGACGAAAAGGCGAACATTCGaggtgacgaccggaaaaatccaaatcttttaattagttaagatctattatatatactaaaagtccattaaacctTATACAAACACTATCAGACCATCCACTAGCACGGGATCGGTCATCCGTAACAGGTGGCAAACCTCATCTCTATCGGGTAGGGCCCCCGTCACAAAGCAAAGGTCACAAAACAAGTTGAGCGCTTGGGCAGCTTCTTCTCCCATCGGCAGTGAGTTCCAGGTATCGCGATAAACTGGGGGAAGACAGGAGTATCCGGGAAGCGCTGGCTCGGGGTTTTGCACATAGAACCAGTTCACATGCCAACttttgtttgaggttttgaatggcatgagaaatatttttggctcaaggtcCCCCTCAGTTGAAATCCGGCTCCCCAACTACGCatggtttgcttttgtttggctggggcttgaggaagaagatgcggcagAATAGAGCGAAATGCGGCCTAATCCCCAGAAAAGCTTCACAAGCATGGATAAAGTTGGCGATGTGGACTATGGAGTTCGTGTTTAGGTGATGTAAACTAATCCCGTAGAAATCTAAAATTCCTCAGAAGAaacttgaggttggaagagaaaatccgccatataagaaatgagaaaataccATGACTTCATGTgtgtcgggggtcgggaatgctttGCCGAACGCCGGACGCCATTCAATGATCTCCTTCGCTGGAAGAACGTCGTGCGCCACCATTTCCTTCAGGTTCTCCTCTgttacatcggagggcgcccattgactctcgaagctttctctctcttctgccATGAATATGAATTGGATGATGTGATTTGGTCCGGGGTATGGCTGGAAATGGATGGAGAATCGATGCGGTGGTTGCACGGAAGGTTTTTGTGGAGCTCAGGAGGCTGGATTGAAGTGGATTTGTTAACCCTAGCTTTCGCCGGTGTGGTTTTGCACTTTAGCAAagaatggggaaagtggcgagagtttcggcggggaagacgaaacggCGCCCTGACTTTGGCGTTTATTTCGCTAGGGTTTCAGGAGTGCTGATGGGCCTGGGCCTATatagtacttcagcccaatgcTATTTCCAGCGTGGCTGGTTGTGATCCTTAGAGACTTAGgcatttttgctttggcaatttttgCTCACAACAGTATggcccaatgctgttaaaatcctttttgatgCAGTTAGAtgattctttggaattactacgatgcaaaCAAAAAGGTGCCCAATagaaaagtgttatactaattttgtaagtctttttaggctgcaaaagctgttcGGGTTTTGTTGAAATGACTGGtttttgaacaattattcacttggcatgttatatgcttattctTTTGGTGTgagtcatagcctaggctatttagACTTATCACTTGTTATGTTATCACATTTATATca
The nucleotide sequence above comes from Oryza glaberrima chromosome 11, OglaRS2, whole genome shotgun sequence. Encoded proteins:
- the LOC127755145 gene encoding uncharacterized protein LOC127755145 isoform X1, with amino-acid sequence MRPLRDYQDGSAQYSSLATRAQEAWSEWEIQCLVMASFSLQVFLLLSAPFRRRHGSRLLNGSLWVAYLMADYVATYILGRLTLLLAVAGGNEGTRHHQLALFWAPFLLLHLGGQETITAFSMEDNTLWKRRLLDLIAQVAMSVYVVGKQWRQGDRLLVAPMVLMFVLGAVKYGERIWALRAAAARAPGSSSIASLVAHAYRKEGDWNGDYGRLVGISSQDKISIESILKEASVEFQASLDFFMDMTPSNISISPRRYAFFMDTLLQLKTSKNVYGMAYKLAEMHVSLIYDYLYTKFGTVRFHASPKSNPTMVAALQWLVSLGLTSVALALFAMAMAGNTTSNFDYSESDILISYILLVGAIAMEISSIFIALTSSCWAGIAVAKHLHHLDAGEWSGKLAQYNMVDACVQKRERRQQTSPGGAVGALIRRILQAPCETPPPPHIIVSPEVKKLLLDKVLEIAIEALDHNRWDFRRFHGQWALWVANRFEGSDAAAGPAHKALSSIQKLDFVATVVVWHLVTTICFQAGDGPGELTNPSNDLSGYIMYLVAKRGLMVDSNGHIMIAKTQMGVPDFLDELHQDGFIQKLREGKLQYHDRFQLFIAGACMVCVELFKIPEARDRWELIAAVWTEILCYMALNCGATFHAKHLTAGGEFLTQAKMLLFVIRLPFLNKKMLMGML
- the LOC127755145 gene encoding uncharacterized protein LOC127755145 isoform X2 produces the protein MRPLRDYQDGSAQYSSLATRAQEAWSEWEIQCLVMASFSLQVFLLLSAPFRRRHGSRLLNGSLWVAYLMADYVATYILGRLTLLLAVAGGNEGTRHHQLALFWAPFLLLHLGGQETITAFSMEDNTLWKRRLLDLIAQVAMSVYVVGKQWRQGDRLLVAPMVLMFVLGAVKYGERIWALRAAAARAPGSSSIASLVAHAYRKEGDWNGDYGRLVGISSQDKISIESILKEASVEFQASLDFFMDMTPSNISISPRRYAFFMDTLLQLKTSKNVYGMAYKLAEMHVSLIYDYLYTKFGTVRFHASPKSNPTMVAALQWLVSLGLTSVALALFAMAMAGIAVAKHLHHLDAGEWSGKLAQYNMVDACVQKRERRQQTSPGGAVGALIRRILQAPCETPPPPHIIVSPEVKKLLLDKVLEIAIEALDHNRWDFRRFHGQWALWVANRFEGSDAAAGPAHKALSSIQKLDFVATVVVWHLVTTICFQAGDGPGELTNPSNDLSGYIMYLVAKRGLMVDSNGHIMIAKTQMGVPDFLDELHQDGFIQKLREGKLQYHDRFQLFIAGACMVCVELFKIPEARDRWELIAAVWTEILCYMALNCGATFHAKHLTAGGEFLTQAKMLLFVIRLPFLNKKMLMGML